ACTTAAGATGAGTGACCTGGATTTTTGTAAATAATTGTCTTGTTCTTATTGGTTTCCCTCCAGCAAAGACCAAAGCCCAAAATCCCGGTACTGCACTACAAAGACGCCTCGGCCCCTTTCATTGTCTGCGTTAAACTGGTGAGCAGAgcgcgtgtttgtgtgttgtatgtttgcTGTTCCTGACCGCCTGTCCCTCAGGTCTGTAATCTAAGTTAACAACATAATGACCAAGGGTGTGTGCCGGGCacaggacatcacacacacacacacacacacacacacacacacacacacacacacacacacacacacacacacacacacacacacacacacacacacacacacacacacagaagctgtcAGGAAATGGGTCGAGCCAGCAGCCTGATCTTCGAtcacattcagatgtttttgcCATTTTTCAGTTTAGCACTTTAGTATTTGAACTCTCTGACAGTGTTCAAAGCTTTATCTTGGCCATCTCCTTTGAtaatcatttcttcttttagttcatttttttaaaaagtatatgCATTAAAAAGACACACGCACATGTGTAAAAATCCTGAGAGTCACTAATTGCCTATTCACCACCTATCCAGACTCAGACATCAAAATCTAGAGTGACCCCACCTACGGGTGCTGCTAATTGCTCAATTATGGTAATTGGACGAAGTAATCACAGTGAGAGGACACAGCAGACCTGGACTCCAtcattccctctctctggtGTTCTGTAtgacgcacacacactaacacacacaaaaacacctgGACTCAATCACacaaggttatttttttttcatatcgaGATGTGGATAACTACTACAACAAATATACAAATCATTTCAACTCTGTGCTGTTCCAGTTAAAGCAGGAGTGCTGGTGCTGAGTGTGAATGTCTTTGACCTGTTTATAACCTTCAACATCACTTCAGTTTAGTTCAAGTAGACAGAGCTGCTTTAAAGAAACACAGCAGTAGAAGAATGGTCTTTGTAACATGCTTCCTATGATGACTCTTAGTGTGGAAGTTTTACtcgtgcatgtttttgtttcgtTGTTTCATCTGTAGGACATGACAGGAGGCGTTCTGGAGGAAAACCTTGACTCTCTGCAGCTCAAAGAAGGAACAGATTACTACCATTTCAACTGACGGCCTTCAGCACTGCAGAAGAAAAGGAGTAGCTCTGCAGCTTTTAAGAGGTTAAAAGGGACCCAGGGGATTACTGGATTACTCACTCCAACTCAAAAGGAACTGAGAAACAGGCAGatgaaaacaggaagagagtGAAATGAACACTGGGAAGGTTATAGTGGGAGTTTTAGAGGCACTAGAAACCAGTACAGGGTTGCTCCAGCTGTCCGTAAATTCAAACACCTAGTTCCAACAAAATATCTGATTTAGGACGGAGTTTCACAAACTGTTAGCTCGCTCCCGcttgtcaatcaggtcagctacacgccttattgtttatttgtttttttttataaattttgGGGCCCTTTTTGCCTTTACTGGATAGgatacaggaaatgttgggaggagagagcgggggacgacacgcagcaaagggccgaggtcggaccCCAACCCACGGCTAAAGCTCCCGCACAGGTGGTGCACAACACAACCACTAGATCACCTTTGACCTGGAagcttatccttcataaaatccttcataaaatcaaaacagattagTTATCCCATTATTCAACCCCTGTGCagtgtaaaaacaggctttttttaatggggtgtgtatgtgacttccagtgcttctgcagccagcctcaagtggacactcgaggaactgcaggattttgtacttctgcatcggcttcatttttcaacactggaggttgctgcttggttcaCGATAGGCAGCACTGTAACGATCACTGTAGTGAGAAAAATGTCTTTCACTGGTTGGTCACATTTAGTTAAAACCTAATTTCTGCTATTTTGATATATTATCTACGTTAAGCTCGACTAGTCAAGATGAACATTacatctccatggtaaccaaacaatgacacaccTTCAGTTACAAACTGTCTAGTTTCAATGTGGGGCCTACTGTGGATTTTTAACTCAAACTTAAGACTGAACTTCAACAGAGCTGGTGCAACAGGCCACAggtaattttatttttgacctTTCATAAAGAACCAGACGAGATCTCTCCCCACCTTCCCCCACCCAGTCGTTGTGCCAAGCCAGTCTAACCGTCTGTCCTGGCTGTAGTTCATATTTAATTAACTGACAGCTATCAGAGTTGTATCTCATGTAATgtgaatgaagaagaagaatatcgtcattttttaaatgttaaactatTACTTTATATAGCATGAACTCGGCTTGTTCAGGCTGATATAAATTACCATGGAGTAAAATTGATATGAAAgatggcaacaaaaaaagacaccgTGAACAGATTGTATTATAACTTAAAGAGTCTAAAGCCCTTATATTGTAGAGGACAGCTGTCTACACAAGCAGGAAAGACAATTACCCATGTCAACCATGGGGAAAATCAAAtcccaatgtttttttttaacctgtttaCTTAAATCCTTTGCACACTGagttttttctgtaatttttttGGATCTgtaatccaataaaaaaaacattacagacaGAAACCTTCCAAATGGAGTACAATGCATCTATTTTTCTATTATTAGCGAGAATTTgcagaatgaaacaaaatgtctcGTACTCATCGAACAGAGTCTTCAAGCagtgaagatgatttttttttatggttctCCTACcccttgaaaaaataaaacactgggtCCATCCACTCCTGAAAACAGGAGAAGAgcgaggagagtttcacctgttgataaaggagttgAAGAATTATCCCGATCGCTTCCAGGGTGTCGGTGGTCCGGTTTGATAAGCTGTTAACTATACTGCAAGCACATGTCCATCACCAATTTCCACGAAGCAATTGATCCTGAACAGCAGCTTgttgtacagtatgtttgaggtaaggacacaaccacacacacagtggtggAGTTGGTTATCTcttaaccagaaggttgggggttcaatccccagctcctgtagccacatTAACCCCAACGCTCCTTCATCAgcagtatgaatgtgtatgaatgtgatcatactgatggacactacatagcagcctctgccatcagtgtgtgaatgtgtaggcgtgacgtgcggtgtaaaagtgctttgagtaaaCATAGGACTAGAAAAGGGCAGCAATTCCGGGCGAAATAAACCGACTCTGCGTGCAAAGGCCTTTAATCTAGTTTTACAGTTGAATGAGGTGTCTGGTGTCAGTGCTGCATCACAGAAGGTTGGATGTTTTATCAGCACTGTTGCCCTGATTCGTCAACACTCTTCTCTGATGCAACTTTGACAAATCAGATGTAAGCATCACATCTGCTACAAACATGGacactgcatttgttttttttaattccccgGGTCTCTTATGAAATCTTAAGAACAATAACCTCTTTAAGAGGGCACAGTTTTCATACATAAACTCACCCAAGAAGTTTATTTTACCTCACAGAGAGTTGGGTTTTTTCTTTCTACCCAAAGGTAAACAGCCCTTTCTCCACTAAGTCTCCCCTGTAGTTTCCTGGGTTGGTGACGCGGTCTGCCTTACTGTAAATCTGCCCGCAGCAATTTGTAGGGAAGCAACAGTGGCTGCAAAAGTGGAAGAGTGGGAGTCTTGTTTTTTCAAACTACCTTTGTTTGTTACAGTAGAGTGAGTAAACTGTTTCACAGTGGTGTGAAGGCACACAATCGCTGTACCTTGTTAAAAGTCAGGCTTGAATTCATGGTGTTTGATAAATAGACAGAGTGTTTGGGTCTGATTCAGCCTGAGGTTTGAAGTGAAATGTCCAGCACGCTGCCACCCACAGTACAGTGCTGTGTAAAGGCTGGGAAAAATATCACATCCACTTAACACTCAGTCTCCAGCGAGACCTAAacccctcttccctctccttgTTTCTACACACAAACGTTCAAACTGAAAGGTGTCCTCCTCCATGTGCTTCTTTCCAATCCAGCAGTTTCTATTGATTCATCTcttattgattgattgttttgtCAATGAAAAGGCGGACATCTTTTAAAGTCAAAACTTTCATGATTAAAGTCGCAGTAACCATCATGAACATTCCAATGGAATGCTGCCAACCGTTGTCACAGCAACCCCAAACATTCTCCTCACAGAgtcgctgtgattggctggttggaTGCGAGCTAAATTTGTTTGGTTGATTAATTCAGACCTTTGAAGTGACATTTAATGACCATAATGTTTTCCTTCCGACAAACTTTGACTTGTATCAACCCCAGAGAAAAGTGTTGTCCGACTCACTGCGAGCTGTTAATGGATGAGCCTTTGAGTGTTGGGATTTGAGTTATTAATAGCTTGTCAATACAAAGCGCCACACTTCACTTTATCCACCTTTAATACAAATGCACTGGAGGCCATACTGTTTGCAAGGGGACACTAAAATGAACAAAGCAAAGAAGTAAATATTTGACGGTTTCAGTGTGGGCGGCGAGCATACGATGTTGTGCAATGAGACAAAAATATCTAACACTCGTGTGTTGTAAGGACGCGGTGTTCATCCGACCTTTTCTCCAATTTGATCCAAATAACTAGGCTGGCAAAAGAATCAGCCAATAAGatgctgtctgtcagtcagttaGGTGGGTTAAGCATCCAGCCTAACATATCTCGACAACATTTTGAAGTTCTTCCATTGAATTTGGTTCACTGACTCCAACATGTTCCCAAAGCATGAAGTCAAATATTTGGATGATCCTCCAGCAGCATGTTAACCCATTAAATATTCAGATTCTACTTGGGCACTGGAACATATCACAGACAAAAGTGTTGATCAGtatttttatttgagttaaCCCAGTTCTCCTTCTAGTACCATTTTTggtttgtagttgtttttttgtcccccATACCTGCCAAACTAGTGAAACTCCCATCAGCCCCAACTGCACTGTGTATTTGCTGCTAATTAGCAAATGTTTGCCTGCATACACACAAGACAAAGATAGTGAACACAATAAGCATTCCAGCGgttaaacatcaacatgtttaaCATGGTCCTTctaagcatgttagcatgctgatatTAGCGCTGAactcaaaagttttttttcctgttggtttaactctacatttaaacatttctttataaACTCTCACTGAACGTTGTCTCCTCTACTCTCTCTTCCTAAATATTTCAGTGAAGCGGCAGGTTTGGCAGTTGTTTTTCGGGTTCTCGTATCAAAGTCAATGAGCTATAAGGTGTCCTGGATACATTTCCACAAAATGGACACCATAGATTTTAGGATGTTACTTACCAAAGTGATTTTGTTGAAGTAAGACCACAGTCTGTCTAAATATACGCTGTCCTCTTTACTCACTCTGCCCTCATGATAAAGCACTTGGTTGGTGATCAGAGCGAGCTCTAATGGAGAAACTATGAAAGAGCCTCAGAAAGAGAGTAAACAGAGCTTTACTCAGTGTTTACACtatgtctctctgcagacatcagacctgataacacacacacacacacacacacacacacacacacacacacacacattcactcactcactcagtgaATGACCCTGACCTCAGGGCCTGCTGCCATCGCTGGTTAAATaaacctgcatgtgtgtctaAATAAAATGCACTTACACAACTGCTTGACCTCTGACAGTGCAGATGATAAGACAGACAGATAAGagtcaggtgtgtttttgtgaagagAGCTCACAGGTCAGACACTGAAGACTTTTTCATTCACCTGGAATTTCACCAcattcctttgtttcaacaTCTCTGTTCATACaagtaaggtgtgtgtgtgtgtgtgtgtgtgtgtgtgtgtgtgtgtgtgtgtgtgtgtgtgtgtgtgtgtgtgtgtgtgtgtgtgtgtgtgtgtgtgagtatgagtggtatgtatgcatgtgctgTGGGTTGCCTTTTAATTCAAAGCAGTTGTCAAAGTCAAAATGCAGCACATAGTCTACACATTTTCCCAAAATTTAGTTGGGGCCATGGAGGCTGCTATAAATGGACCAGCAGGGCTAAGCCTTCTGTTTCTTATACAATAAATAGTAAATAATGATTCTTCAAGAAACTACAACAGATTGTTTTGAACTTCTATGACACATAGAGTGGCTCCTgaacttaaagagcccatattatgccctttttggggttcttatatttaatctatgttcctacttttgtacgttcacaatagctaaagtctgaaaaaagtgtctgttttcatgtactgctcctccttgctccctctacgctctgagtccgtcagctacgctctgctgagcccacactgttagaccccacgtgggccaagtctgctctgattggtctgccgatccgctctgtcgttattggtcagttgctcagcacccttctcggaaatttcaacatgagctgcagagcttgccacaacgagccaatgggcttagatcagtgatctcacactgacatatttttatcgaggggggctagaaccgagcgttacatgcggctaatgctacagctaacaggaggacgtaggagaagccgcgtttccgcggactttgaatttttgcacatagatgtgcctaaacatgcacaggacacttggaaaacacactaaagagcatataaaaccagaaaaagcataatatgggacctttaatagttacaagaaaaacatgcacTATCGCTAAACTTTAATATCCTCTTCCATTAATTTCCAGAGTGTAAGTGAGTGACAGGTGTCATGGCACGCCCCCTTGATTTGCTGATTTGTTAAATTAATTCAACCCACCATGTTTATTGTCACTCTGGATGTGGGTACAATCCAACAACTGGTCATTGACGCGATGGCTGTAGCGTTACAGACCATATAGAGATGCTAACAAACTAACTTAGCATCTCTTAGGCGATCTTAGGCTAAAATAACCACAATGGTGATGTTATTCCTGCTATCCCCTTAATTAATGATGGCatcatgtgttagcatcaagctataTCAAACTGGTCAATTGGTGAGAAGTTGTGGCCATGCTAGGTGAAATGTACCTGATGAGTTTAGGTAAACTACTCTTAACTGAATTAGATGAATCATAACTTAGTCCATATTGACTGTTTCACAGAAGTAGACAGAAGGACGTTAAgctccaaaaaaacacacagacagacaacagaAGGAAAATACAACAGATACTCACAATGCCAcaaaaaggtgaacagaaaaaaGGTCAGCGACAAAAAGGTCACTTGATAGACATTGTTTGATACTCAGATTTTTGTAGCATTGAGTGACTGTATGGACTTCTTTTCCTTGCGGCTGTTTCTGTTAGCCTTGCACCTGCATGATGTGTGTATttccaccctccctccctccctccctcccttatAGACTGCCCCAAAACCGGATTCAACTTTTCTGAGTCTTGTGTAGGCCTTGGTTTCACTAGTTTAAAAGTTCTTCATCAATTCAATCATACAAATACATTCTTCATCTGCAGTTAGCATGTCCGCCTGAGAGGCGTTTGCTGGATGAAGTAGTCAGTGCTGTGAGCTCAAGGAATTATGTTGTTGCCTTTTCTTCATCCACACCTGCCAAGCAGCTTCTGAGCAAGGCACTTCTCCTCTGAACAGATCTGGTGGAGCTGCTCGGCGGTCCCCCTGGATAAATacaggttagaaaaaaaaaagaaaaaggagtgtGCGAGCAGTGAGGAAAACAAGAGTCATGCAGACTGAAATCAGATAtagaagaatgtgtgtgtgtggctccgTGAGGAAGCAATGTGTGGACAGACGGAGCGTTCCTCGTGTCAGGTCGCTTGAGAAGAGCCAGGTGACGGCTGGGGGCAGGAGGGCAGGTCAGGGgctctgctgctctgtaaaTACTTTGAATGGTGAAGGAGCACAGCAGGTCAAACAGCACATCAGCGACTCGGGCTTCCTATGTTGTGATGACAGGATTAGACTCAGGTCAGACTCTCCTGCGACCTCCAGATATTTAGGTTTCAGATGTGTTAACGGGGAAATTGAGTCCTTGTCGAATCTCTGGACTCAGGTGTAGGTGCAGTGGTTCACATGATGTGCTTTGTTTAAGGAGCTGAGGGGTAGTGCAGTCAATCGTCCTGTCTGATTGGTCACTGAGTTTGGGCAATGACAGCACACAAGGGATGATAAATACCGTTGTTTTCATTCAGAACTTAATGTTTATATGTGGTATAATAGCTGAATATTATAGCATGGGTTTATTTTTGTGAGTAAAACATTATCCATAAccttaaagctccagtgaggattTTAGTTATAGTTATGAGACAGACTGAACAATGAACTGATGTCTCTAGATGACCtacagagaggaaacaagacAGTCAGCGTGAAGATTATTTATGTCtatgctgttgttttttgtgtgactgCAACCACTGCTGCCGGGAGGTgtcagatattaaaacatgccGGCCTTGACAGCCTGTTTGTTGTTGATTGTTGGGCTTTTAGCCTGTATTTGGATAGGACATGGATAGTGTAGGAAATCGGGGAGTGGGGGAAGAAATGCAAGAAAGGAGCCTCaagttggacttgaacctgtgCCGCCTATACTTAGGGGACTATAGCCCTCTGTAGGTGCAACCTAACCGCAAGGCCATCTGCACCGCGGCAGcgcttattttattttacattttccacaatgagtgatacatttgactttaaaaaaaaaaaaaaacactttaaggtTGCCAAGTTTTGGAAtccctcttgtgttttaaacagcTGTCTCTTGAAAAGTTTTACTCATCTGTGAAACCCATTCGTTTGTTTGTCAGATAAGCCAGTTGTCGCTGTCATTTGGCTTTAGCAACAGTACGAATCAAAATGTCATAAAATTACAACATGGAACttatatttactttattgaaGGTCACTAAGAACGAGTCCTGGTACTTGAATTGGCAGGTAATGCGCACACTGACATAAAACTATAGCAGCTATaataagttgtgtgtgtgtgtgtgtgtgtgtgtgtgtgtgtgtgtgtgtgtgtgtgtgtgtgtgtctggttttgGGGAGGGGGTTAAGGCAGTCTGTTACTTTCGGTATTTCTGGAAATGCGTTACATAGCTCAGGCTGTGTGGGGGAATGTGACGAGTCAGTATCATGCTTGCTGTCTCGACTGTTTTCTCACGGGAAAACCGCCCGAGAACCAAACAGGCGTTTAGCGCACATGTGTGACTGTTTGTTGAGTCagagcttttctttttccaatgaGGTCGACTATTGATACAACAAGCTAATGACGCAGGATTACTTTTAAGGCTCGAAAAATTAAAGTCACTCTTAAACACATTGAGGACTGAGCAGACCTATAGGCCTATACCCTTAAATGCCTTTAAAGTGGGTTTGGCACAGGCTGCAGGAGGTTTGGTTTGGGGAATGGTTGAAGTAAGATGCTGCTGTCCCTAACCTGCATGCTGTTCTAATTTTCTCTGTTATAATATGATCCATCTGGTTATGAAGCTATAACGCACACACTGACTTAAAAGCACAGGACGAGCTGACGTGCTAAACATAGTAAAACATCTGTCTTTAGGCCTATACCCGTTTCtgatttatatttgtctttatCTTACGAAGGCTGTTAGTTATTCTTATTACAGTAAATATGTATTTGATAATGATAATAGGCTAACTCTTTAAATGGAGCTGACCAAAGATTTTGCACACTTACGTACCCACAGCCGGAGTAACGATAAGCATCTTGAATCTTAACAAATAGATGGGCCTAAATATCGAATAGATCATAATAATCTTAGCCAAAGgaatttaattaaattgttGTAAAAATAGGTAAATACTGATCATTTTATAGATTGTGACAGGTCTTTAACTTGAATGAAATTTCATTTTGGCATTTCTTAACttgtgggactttttttttatttctattgttgttctttgtttgtttgtttttgttacaaaaTACGAGACTAGCACTCAGAGCCTGAATCACGCGCTGGTTGCTCTGGATGGCCTATAGATAAGTATACAATTAGATTTTTGTAAAAGTTTGATCCATAATATGCTGTTGTAATATCGGCACAACAGGACTTTCTATGCACACATCTTTCAGTGGGAGTGTGTGGGAGTGGTTTGGAGCGAGCGCTCGCGTGTCACTCAAGCAGACTCTGCTCCTGGCACGCGTGAAGCGGACGTGAAGCGGAGAGCACAAAGCAAAGTGTTTGAAACAGTCCAGTTGTCTTGGGCCGCTGCTTGCGCGCACCGCTCCTTTTACAAACCTCTTATCAAAAATGTTTCCGCCCTCGGATCCAACCTTTGCCTTGGCTGAACCCGACATGTAGCCTGTGCGTTCTGAGAGGAGCTCATAGGGAGAAAACCTTGACTGGATTTCAGAGTTCGGAAACAGCAGAGCGCGCGCATCGCTGGTCTGCTGGTGCGAGGGTCCGGGGTCCGGGGATCGGACCGGCCACCATGCTCCGGCCGTGGGCTGCGCACTGGATTACAGCGGTGCTCCTGTGCGGGGCTGTGGCACAGTACTCCAGCGACCAGTGCAGCTGGAGAGGAAGGTGAGGAGAAAGCTGGACAAATGACCTCTCATCTCATAGAAAGCAGCACAGAGACCTTCACGATGTTATTGTCATAGCTGAGTCCAGCAAATCATTCAGGAATGGTTTTATGCGTGGAAAGGTCATTATTTTTCCTtgagaaaatagattttttaaagtgattctcCACTTTCATGTTCATGTACTAGGATACTCAATCTATGGATGTGAAATAAACTTAGGCTACATCTAGTGTTAAAGGGAGGGTCTTTAATCTGGTTCTTGCTGCATTTAACTGGATTCAAGCCAAGAGGAGTGATTTGATGGATGGTTTTTAGTAAAGTCTGTATGCCTTGCTGCAGGGAGGCCACTGTTGGGTCAGAGAAGAATAAGTGGTATTCATATTCAGGACCAGATCTTAACTAGATAAGGATGTCTTTGGCTGCCTCCGATGCGCATGGTCACTACTCAAAACCCTTGTGACATCAGAGCTCAGTAAATCAGAAGGAAATCTAAATTAAAATCTTACTTTACTCAATTACTCTTCTCAGAGTGGAATATGACTCACACAACAACTGAAACCAATTAAAAGAAGACGGGAGGTGCTTTGACTTTGGTGGATTAATTTCACAGGGCTCTCCATATCGTTTCATGCGTTATTTAAAACGTGCTCCTTGAAACACTTTGGAAGTGTATGATCTCAGAAAtgtttcctgctccagctcTTATCAAAAAGCAAATACAGCTATAAGGCCCCTTTGATCACTTCTCCAAGTCCCCAAgccataaaaaaatgaaagcccGCGCTCCGCACCCCCTGTGTTGTAAAGTTTACCAGCCTCAGACTTCTAACGACTTAATAGCCCAATCAGATCCTGGTGTTGAGGTAGCTTAAGCACATCAGAGGCCAGCGACCACATCCGTCCAAAGTGGAAGATTTGCTGGCAGacagctgcagcagtgtttCTCTTAATCAGTGCAGGATTAACTTTAAAACCCTTCCATGTGTTTCTTTAACCCTTCATTGCACGTCTTGATagatttttttgtgctttcaaGGTGAAATTGTCAGAGCATTTATGTGAAGAAGTGgcactgttgttttctttttcttatcagCTTGATAATTTTAAagcttttagtttgttttttcttcccatGGGTAAAACAGCACACAGCATACCTGATGTAAAATACATGAAGTcaacatctgtatttttttgtgcagcGGTTTGAGCCATGAGTCTCATCGCAGAGATGTGGAGCAGGTTTACCTTCGCTGCTCTCAGGGCTCTCTGCAGTGGCTCTACCCGACAGGAGCCATCATCGTCAACCTGCGGCCAAACACAGAACCATTATCAGGACACACTGCAGACCTCCATGTGTGCATCAGACCCCACACTTACTCCAAGGTGAAGCTTTATCCAGTTTTAGGAAATCAGTTCAGATGAGATCACAGTGGAGAATGAGATATGACCATTTCACTGTGCTTTCACAAGCTTATGTTTGTCATCTCTTCCCCTCCTTGCTCAGGGTTCTAATCTGTACCTGGAGCATGCCGGGGATCTGACGCTGCTGCTGGCAGAGAGAGACCAGGCTCGGGGCACAGTGCACTGTTTCAGCCTCACAGAGGGGGCTCTTTTTGTGGAGGCCGTCCCTCAGACTGACATCAGCCGGAGGATAACAGCTTTTCAATATGAGCTGGTGCCCAGTCAGGGGCCCGGGGCACACATGTACCCATACCTGCACCCTGGTTTAGGTAAGAGAAACCCCAAACTTACTTCACAAAATATTATTCTTTTGTTCTACATGTAGGGTAGGTAGTCTGATTCATATCGGGCCTTGCTTTTTTTCTATCTGACATTAATAACTGTTGAGACTTGTGACACCAGAAAAACTAATTTTCTGCTGAGTTTGCCTCCTGATTTTCTGTGAAAGCAGAGATACAGAATGATGTTTTCTGCTCCACTCaggcttttattattttttaaagttcagtGTCACAATTCACACAAGATCATTACAATATAATCCTGATGTTAGATTTATCTCAATACATCATAATGGAGGCTTTGATTCCTGTATTGAGCACTTATGAATGTTTTTCCAAACCATACCACAAGTATTTAAACTGATTTCACACATGTCAGATGATATTCTGCATCATTATGAAGTCGTGAGCAAGAGCTGTTTCCAAATGGATCCTGTTTAAATGATTTGCATTTGGGGCACTGATGACCTAGCGGTTAGGTCTGAGGCCCGTAGGCCTCTGAGCGGGTGGtccaggttcaagtccggccagcagctcctttcctgcatgtcaagataaattaaaataaatgttgagtgtttaaaaaaagccaaCTCTTACATTTTTAACGCCGT
This window of the Labrus mixtus chromosome 2, fLabMix1.1, whole genome shotgun sequence genome carries:
- the metrnlb gene encoding meteorin-like protein, whose translation is MLRPWAAHWITAVLLCGAVAQYSSDQCSWRGSGLSHESHRRDVEQVYLRCSQGSLQWLYPTGAIIVNLRPNTEPLSGHTADLHVCIRPHTYSKGSNLYLEHAGDLTLLLAERDQARGTVHCFSLTEGALFVEAVPQTDISRRITAFQYELVPSQGPGAHMYPYLHPGLVACEPCSDEDVLLAVCTSDFAGSGVFQGVTSGTNEHPPAVVTLSRLFRQKSRVFAWSGARGRRWRVF